A genomic window from Maridesulfovibrio sp. includes:
- a CDS encoding pitrilysin family protein: protein MVPQQKVKAVAAVKGFDFEKIFIFMLLCGVLLMSTGCKIEKQETKLKATSGEALTHESATVAAPVASSTVDDAAQKAAAAELSAEIKSVLASGEGPHVIKLKNGMSVLIKEDDRFPLVNVRLFVHAGSAYENPDQAGISHLLEHMVFKGTETRGPGETAREIESVGGDMNAATSFDYTVYYVEVPDNEWKLGMDIVTDMTFNAKIDPEELKSEREVVLSELERGEDNPGSRIFKTLQSIVWKDSSYQWPIIGYRDTVKGLSSEDIHAYIDRLYQPQSMLLTVVGKIDPEEVVKEAEKLCGSRKSVAPVVPPTSFNIPATGKTTVKVVPGKWNKAYIGAAFPIPGLDSAKIAGLETLCELLGGGETSRLYRKFKYEKRMVDSISVSSLTLERGGMLYVFATLDADKVDEFWKELMIELSSVDFNDFTDREMDRVVINLEDSMFLTKETLSGLASKLGYFQFFEDGQQAEQNYLYDLRNITREQLQQLYDEYFVPEKLAACMLMPEGVKADANSFEKVVAENWPSKSKTAAKADVSGPGEAATIELANGSKIVFIPDTTLPYTALSMYWVGGDADLTPEEQGLAAMVSQSLTRGTESLNATELEDFISDRAASLGATAGREVFAINAKFPSRFTADMLPLISEVISKPRFAPEELDRAKQDQISAIKRKEDRPLSLAFRNIFPFLYKDGSYSYFHMGMPEVVNKFSRKDVLSYWQKQSSRPFVIAVCGDYDREALAEFATKLDGKLVTASEDVAVPVSTWGAERDLTMTLPDRNQAHLMVVFPVPGMEDEKTTAALSLLRASLAGQSGLLFRDLRDKQGLGYTVTAFLWQAPKTGFMAFYIGTKPEQLEQAMAGFDNTVKMLKEKDLPDVEIQRARNILRGEYYQDHQSLLARSREAASLIVKGFEPDLDQKIIEQASKIDAAQLRKLINKYIDWDNKYTLTVKP from the coding sequence ATGGTCCCACAACAAAAAGTGAAGGCTGTCGCAGCCGTGAAAGGATTTGATTTTGAGAAAATATTTATTTTCATGCTTCTTTGCGGGGTGCTGCTAATGAGCACCGGATGCAAAATTGAAAAACAAGAAACCAAGCTGAAAGCGACCTCTGGCGAAGCTTTAACGCACGAATCTGCAACAGTTGCAGCTCCAGTCGCATCTTCGACTGTTGACGATGCTGCGCAAAAGGCAGCAGCTGCAGAGCTTAGTGCTGAGATTAAAAGCGTTCTCGCTTCCGGCGAAGGGCCGCATGTGATTAAACTTAAGAACGGTATGTCTGTCCTTATTAAGGAAGATGACCGTTTTCCCTTGGTCAACGTGCGTCTTTTTGTGCATGCCGGGTCTGCGTATGAAAATCCTGATCAGGCGGGCATAAGCCATTTGCTGGAGCATATGGTATTTAAAGGTACTGAAACTCGCGGTCCCGGTGAAACAGCCCGTGAGATAGAGTCTGTCGGCGGTGATATGAATGCTGCAACGAGCTTTGATTATACCGTCTACTATGTAGAAGTGCCTGATAATGAATGGAAGCTGGGCATGGACATAGTCACCGACATGACTTTTAATGCCAAGATTGATCCTGAAGAGCTGAAATCCGAACGTGAAGTTGTTCTTTCCGAGCTGGAACGGGGTGAAGATAATCCCGGCAGCAGGATTTTTAAGACCCTTCAGTCAATTGTATGGAAAGACAGCAGCTATCAGTGGCCCATAATTGGTTACCGCGATACCGTAAAAGGTCTGTCTTCCGAAGATATTCACGCATATATTGACCGTCTTTACCAGCCGCAATCAATGTTGCTGACTGTAGTTGGTAAAATTGATCCCGAAGAGGTGGTGAAGGAAGCTGAAAAGCTCTGCGGCAGCCGCAAGTCAGTTGCTCCGGTTGTACCACCCACATCTTTCAATATTCCTGCTACAGGTAAAACAACTGTTAAGGTTGTTCCCGGTAAGTGGAATAAAGCATATATCGGCGCTGCATTTCCTATTCCCGGACTTGATTCTGCCAAAATTGCCGGGCTTGAAACTTTGTGTGAGCTTCTCGGCGGCGGCGAAACCTCTCGTTTGTACCGTAAATTCAAGTACGAAAAGCGTATGGTCGACAGCATCTCAGTCTCTTCTTTGACTCTTGAACGGGGCGGGATGCTTTATGTTTTTGCGACCCTGGATGCTGATAAGGTTGATGAGTTCTGGAAAGAACTCATGATTGAGCTTTCGTCTGTTGATTTCAATGATTTCACTGACCGCGAAATGGACCGAGTTGTTATCAATCTTGAGGATTCAATGTTCCTCACTAAGGAAACACTTTCAGGTCTTGCTTCCAAACTTGGATACTTTCAGTTCTTTGAAGACGGGCAGCAGGCTGAGCAAAACTACCTCTACGACCTGCGCAACATCACTAGAGAGCAGTTGCAGCAGCTTTATGATGAGTATTTCGTTCCTGAAAAGCTGGCCGCATGCATGCTCATGCCAGAAGGCGTTAAAGCTGATGCTAATTCTTTTGAAAAGGTAGTGGCTGAAAACTGGCCCTCAAAAAGCAAGACAGCCGCAAAGGCTGATGTCTCCGGTCCCGGCGAAGCAGCGACCATTGAACTGGCTAACGGCAGCAAGATTGTATTTATACCTGATACAACTCTGCCTTACACTGCCTTATCCATGTATTGGGTAGGCGGTGACGCTGACCTTACCCCTGAAGAGCAGGGCCTTGCTGCTATGGTTTCCCAGAGTTTGACCCGTGGAACTGAGTCTCTGAATGCCACGGAGCTGGAAGATTTTATTTCCGACCGTGCAGCTTCTCTGGGCGCTACTGCCGGGCGAGAAGTCTTTGCCATCAATGCGAAGTTCCCTTCCCGGTTCACTGCGGACATGCTTCCGCTGATCAGTGAAGTTATTTCCAAACCACGTTTTGCGCCGGAAGAGCTTGATCGGGCAAAACAGGACCAGATTTCAGCTATTAAGCGTAAAGAAGATCGCCCCTTGAGTCTGGCGTTCAGGAATATTTTTCCGTTCCTTTATAAGGATGGAAGTTATTCCTACTTCCACATGGGCATGCCGGAAGTGGTGAATAAATTCTCCCGTAAGGATGTCCTTTCCTATTGGCAGAAACAGTCATCCAGACCCTTTGTGATTGCTGTCTGCGGTGATTATGACCGTGAAGCTTTGGCTGAATTTGCAACAAAATTGGATGGTAAGCTGGTAACGGCAAGTGAAGATGTTGCTGTTCCCGTTTCCACTTGGGGAGCGGAGAGGGATTTGACCATGACTTTGCCGGACCGCAATCAGGCTCATTTAATGGTTGTTTTTCCGGTTCCGGGTATGGAAGATGAAAAAACCACTGCCGCGCTTTCTTTGCTCCGTGCGTCGCTTGCAGGGCAGAGTGGGCTTCTTTTCCGCGACCTGCGCGATAAGCAGGGTCTTGGTTACACAGTGACAGCTTTTCTCTGGCAGGCACCCAAAACAGGGTTCATGGCCTTTTACATAGGGACTAAACCAGAGCAGCTTGAGCAGGCCATGGCCGGATTTGATAATACGGTTAAGATGCTTAAGGAAAAGGATCTTCCTGATGTAGAAATTCAGCGCGCCCGTAATATTCTGCGTGGTGAATACTATCAGGATCACCAGAGTCTGCTTGCCCGCAGCCGGGAAGCCGCCAGCCTGATTGTGAAAGGATTCGAGCCGGATCTGGATCAGAAGATAATTGAACAGGCCTCGAAGATAGATGCTGCTCAACTCCGCAAGTTGATAAATAAATATATCGACTGGGATAACAAATATACGCTGACAGTTAAGCCTTAA